The DNA segment AGAGGCCGTGTTCCGCGATGTCATCGGCGTAACCGAGGTGGAAAGCGGATATATTGGAGGCACCAAGATCGATCCCACCTACAAAGAGGTCTGCACCGGGCAAACCGGCCATGCCGAGGGTATACGGGTGACCTTTGATCCCGATACTATTTCATTGCCGGAGATCTATGACGTGTTCTTGGGCACGCATGATCCTACCCAGTTGAACCGTCAGGGCGGCGATATCGGCACCCAATACCGCAGCGCCATCTTTCCCCTCTCCGCAGAACAGAATGTAGAGGCCGAGGCTGCAATCGCCCGCTGGAATGAAGAGAATGGCAAGACGGCGGTGACCACCGTCGAGGGCTTGGCAGGCGACGAACAAACCTCCGCTTGGTACCCAGCAGAGGACTATCACCAAGAATACTGGGATGGCGAAGGTCAACGAAACCCCTACTGCGTCGCCGTCATTCCACCTAAGATCATGAAGCTGCGCAAGAGCTTTCAGAAATATGTGAAGAGCTAAGACGCACGGACGCGAGGGGAA comes from the Erythrobacter sp. Alg231-14 genome and includes:
- the msrA gene encoding peptide-methionine (S)-S-oxide reductase MsrA, producing the protein MQQAIIAGGCFWCTEAVFRDVIGVTEVESGYIGGTKIDPTYKEVCTGQTGHAEGIRVTFDPDTISLPEIYDVFLGTHDPTQLNRQGGDIGTQYRSAIFPLSAEQNVEAEAAIARWNEENGKTAVTTVEGLAGDEQTSAWYPAEDYHQEYWDGEGQRNPYCVAVIPPKIMKLRKSFQKYVKS